AAGATAATACCACTGAGAAACGCATCTGAAAGAACACTTGATCACCCACCAGACCCTTTTCTCTGAATCAAAGCCGAGAAGGTCGTCCATTAAAGATCATGGCTTGCTCAAACTTGACAATGTGGGTATCCTCAAAACCGTCTTCATCCGATGCCTCTGTTCTTTCTTTTCGGCCATTTAATCCTCTTCAAGTTCCTTCGCAAGGCTCTGCCTCGCGATCCTTGTCTGTCACTCCGATTCAGTGCGGCCTCCGTGAGCTTCGAGAACGGATTGATTCAGTGAAGAACACCCAGAAAATTACCGAGGCTATGAAGCTTGTTGCTGCTGCCAAAGTGCGTAGAGCTCAAGAAGCTGTTGTTAATGGAAGACCATTCTCGGAGTCTCTAGTTGAAGTTCTTTACAACATCAACGAGCAGCTCCAAACCGAAGATATAGATGTTCCTCTGACAAAAGTCCGACCAGTCAAGAAAGTTGCTTTGATTGTTGTAACAGGGGATCGAGGCCTCTGCGGCAGTTTCAATAACATGATCATCAAAAAGGCAGAATCCAGAATCGCAGAATTGAAGACCCTTGGTCTTGATTATACAGTCATTAGCGTGGGCAAGAAGGGGAATTCGTATTTCCTTCGCCGGCCTTACATCCCAGTAGATAGATTTCTTGAGGGTGGTTCACTGCCGACGGCTAAAGAAGCTCAAGCCATTGCAGACGATGTTTTTTCCCTCTTTATCAGCGAAGAGGTCGACAAAGTCGAGCTTCTGTACACCAAATTCGTGTCATTAGTTAAATCAGACCCTGTGATCCACACTCTGCTTCCATTGTCACCTAAAGGAGAGATTTGTGATATTAATGGTGTTTGTGTTGATGCCGCAGAGGATGAGTTCTTCAGATTGACgacaaaagaaggaaaattgaCCGTAGAGAGAGATGCCGTGAGGACAAAAACCTCAGATTTCTCCCCAATTTTACAGTTTGAGCAGGACCCAGTTCAGATTCTTGATGCTTTATTACCTCTCTATTTGAACAGTCAAATTTTGAGGTCATTGCAGGAATCATTAGCTAGTGAACTTGCAGCCAGAATGAGTGCCATGAGCAATGCAACTGACAATGCAAGCGAGTTGAAGAAGACACTTTCTATTGTTTACAACAGACAGCGGCAAGCCAAAATCACTGGCGAGATTTTGGAGATTGTTGCCGGTGCCAACGCTTTGACTTGAGTCAGTTTTATGCTACTTTTAGGTACTTTCCACTGagaattcattaaaaataaactatGCCCATTTAAGAACTATGACATATTTAACAAATTCCTTAGAAGTCTCATCCCATCACAAACCAGTGCAATGAGACAATGGGGCAATGTGTCTTGGAAAATAAGACAATTCTCTACTCGGTGTTTTTGACGCTAGGATTGTTAATAATTCTTGTAATATTTGCACTTTCTGGTGTAGCTCTGCTTTCTTAAGCATTGTTCGAGTatacataattataataaacgTATCAATTGGGCCTTTTGGCCTTATGGAGTATATCGGTCCATCTGAATTTTATATTACGTCTCTTTTCATATTAACAACAAATAGGATAATGTGCTTTGttagatattatattaaattt
The nucleotide sequence above comes from Benincasa hispida cultivar B227 chromosome 3, ASM972705v1, whole genome shotgun sequence. Encoded proteins:
- the LOC120073300 gene encoding ATP synthase gamma chain, chloroplastic-like, giving the protein MACSNLTMWVSSKPSSSDASVLSFRPFNPLQVPSQGSASRSLSVTPIQCGLRELRERIDSVKNTQKITEAMKLVAAAKVRRAQEAVVNGRPFSESLVEVLYNINEQLQTEDIDVPLTKVRPVKKVALIVVTGDRGLCGSFNNMIIKKAESRIAELKTLGLDYTVISVGKKGNSYFLRRPYIPVDRFLEGGSLPTAKEAQAIADDVFSLFISEEVDKVELLYTKFVSLVKSDPVIHTLLPLSPKGEICDINGVCVDAAEDEFFRLTTKEGKLTVERDAVRTKTSDFSPILQFEQDPVQILDALLPLYLNSQILRSLQESLASELAARMSAMSNATDNASELKKTLSIVYNRQRQAKITGEILEIVAGANALT